In Dryocola sp. LX212, the genomic stretch TGCTGAACAGGATCAGAAAAGCCCCACAAAACGCTACCGCTAATGCAGTCGTTGCGGTAAGGTTAGCAAGACTATCAGTGCGGTTGCAGGCTGTGACCGCATCCCCTTCATTTAATTCGATAAGCACAGGATAAGCATGCTCGATCCCAATCTGCTGCGTACAGAGCCAGACGCAGTCGCTGAAAAACTGGCACGCCGAGGCTTCAAGCTGGATGTAGAAACGCTGCGCTCCTTAGAAGAGCGTCGTAAAGTGCTGCAGGTCAATACAGAAAACCTGCAGGCTGAACGTAACTCGCGATCGAAATCCATCGGCCAGGCGAAAGCGCGTGGGGAAGACATCGAGCCGCTGCGTCTGGAAGTGAACAAGCTGGGTGAAGAGCTGGACGCTGCGAAGGCCGAGCTCGACGAGCTGCTGGCGGAGATCCGTAATATTGCGCTGACGCTGCCAAACATTCCGGACGACTGCGTACCGCTGGGCAAAGACGACAGCGAAAACGTTGAAATCAGCCGCTGGGGCGAGCCGCGTAAATTCGATTTCGAAGTGCGCGACCACGTAACGCTGGGCGAGATGGCTAAAGGCCTGGATTTCGCTGCTGCCGTTAAGCTGACCGGCTCTCGCTTTGTTGTGATGCAAGGGCAAATTGCCCGTATGCACCGTGCTCTGAGCCAGTTCATGCTCGACCTGCACACCGAACAGCACGGCTATATTGAAAACTACGTACCGTACCTTGTAAACCAGGACACGCTGTACGGCACAGGCCAGCTGCCGAAGTTCGGCGGCGATCTGTTCCATACCCGTCCGCTGGAAGAAGAAGCTGATGCCAGCAACTATGCGCTGATCCCAACCGCAGAAGTCCCGCTGACCAACCTGATGCGCGACGAAATCATCGACGAAGATTCTCTGCCGATGAAGCTAACCGCGCATACGCCGTGTTTCCGTTCCGAGGCGGGTTCTTACGGTCGTGACACCCGTGGTTTGATCCGTCAGCACCAGTTCGACAAAGTTGAGATGGTACAGATTGTTCGTCCGGAAGATTCTATGGACGCGCTGGAAGAGATGACCGGTCACGCTGAGAAAGTGCTGCAGCTGCTGGGTCTGCCTTATCGTAAAGTCCTGCTGTGCAGCGGCGATATCGGTTTTGGCGCTCGCAAAACTTACGATCTGGAAGTCTGGCTTCCGGCGCAGGACACCTACCGCGAAATCTCTTCTATCTCTAACTGCTGGGATTTCCAGGCGCGCCGCCTGCAGGCACGCTGCCGCAGCAAGGCCGACAAGAAAACCCGTCTGGTGCACACACTGAACGGTTCCGGCCTGGCCGTAGGCCGTACGCTGGTTGCCGTGCTGGAAAACTACCAGCAGGCAGATGGCCGCATCGAAGTACCGGCAGCGCTGCGTCCGTACATGAACGGGCTCGACTATATTGGTTAATTATTCAACTCAACTATGGGTTGAATGTAAAAAGCGCCTCAGGGCGCTTTTTTTATGCGCGAAACAATCCCAACCCAGCAGATTATCCGCCTTCTTTGACGCGAGACAATAACGCCTACCCCTAAGGAAGTATCATTGTCGCCAGAAAGTGGGTGATGATTTCATAATTATTTATTCAAGAAACTTATCATTTGGCCGCCGTGATTTACATGACGTGACGCGACAGGCTAATCAGCATAACGCTAATTTCACCGACGCTTACTTTCTCTCTTTGGCTGCAATGGAGCCGCGGGCCGTTGATCCTGCGGTTGTGCTGACAGCTTATTTTAAACGTGAGCAAACAAAGTAGGTCATCATGACTGATAAAACCCCTAACGCGATCCTCGCGGCAGAGGTAAGCCGCCGTAAGCTGGTGACAACCACGGCTATCGGTGGGCTGGCTGCGGCGAGCAGCGCCTTCACATTACCGTTCTCCCGTATGGCTTTCGCACAGACTCCTGCCGGCACCGTTAGCGGCAACGAAAAAGTAGTGTGGAGCGCCTGTACGGTCAACTGCGGTAGCCGCTGCCCGCTGCGCATGCACGTGGTAGATGGTGAAATTAAATACGTGGAAACCGACAACACCGGCGATGACGATTACGAAGGGCTGCACCAGGTGCGCGCCTGCCTGCGTGGCCGCTCCATGCGCCGTCGCGTCTATAATGCTGACCGTCTTAAGTACCCGATGAAGCGCGTAGGCGCTCGCGGGGAAGGGAAGTTCGAGCGCATCAGCTGGGAAGAAGCCTTTGATACTATCGCCGCCAGCATGAAGGGCATTATCAAAGAGTACGGCAACGAAGCGATTTACCTGAACTACGGCACCGGCACGCTGGGTGGCACGATGACCCGCTCCTGGCCGCCAGGCTCCTCGCTAATCGCCCGCATGATGAACTGCGTAGGCGGTTATCTCAACCACTACGGCGACTACTCTACCGCGCAAATTGCCGCAGGCCTGAACTATACCTACGGTGGTTGGGCGGACGGCAACAGCCCTTCAGACATTGAGAACAGCAAGCTGGTTGTGCTCTTTGGGAATAACCCAGGCGAAACGCGTATGAGCGGCGGCGGGGTGACTTACTACCTTGAGCAGGCTCGCGAAAAATCTAACGCCCGTATGATCATCATCGATCCGCGCTATACCGACACCGGCGCAGGCCGCGAAGATGAATGGATCCCGATTCGTCCGGGCACCGATGCGGCGCTGATTTCAGCGCTGGCGTGGGTGATGATTACTGAAAATCTGGTCGATCAGCCGTTCCTCGATAAATACTGCGTTGGCTATGACGAAAAGACGATGCCAGCGGGTGCGCCTGCTAACGGGCACTATAAAGCTTACATCCTGGGCCAGGGAGAAGATGGCATAGCGAAAACGCCGGAGTGGGCTTCGCAGATCACCGGTATTCCGGTCGATCGCATCATTAAGCTAGCCCGTGAAATCGGCAGTACGAAACCTGCGTTTATCAGCCAGGGCTGGGGGCCGCAGCGTCACTCAAACGGCGAGCTGGTTTCCCGGGCTATTGCAATGCTCTCTATTCTGACCGGTAACGTGGGGATTAACGGCGGCAACAGTGGCGCGCGTGAAGGATCTTATAGTCTGCCGTTCGTGCGCATGCCAACGCTTGAAAATCCGGTGCAGACCAGCATCTCCATGTTCATGTGGACAGATGCTATTGAGCGCGGCCCGGAAATGACCGCCACCCGTGACGGCGTGCGCGGTAAGGACAAGCTCGACGTACCAATCAAGATGGTCTGGAACTACGCCAGCAACTGCCTGATTAACCAGCACTCCGAAATCAACCGTACCCACGATATCCTGCAGGACGAAAAGAAGTGCGAGATGATTGTGGTTATCGATAACCACATGACCTCCTCGGCTAAGTATGCCGACATCCTGCTGCCAGACTGCACCGCGTCTGAGCAGATGGACTTCTGCCTGGATGCCTCCTGCGGCAACATGTCCTACGTGATTTTTGCCGGGCAGGCCATCAAGCCCCGCTTCGAATGCAAAACCATCTACGAGATGACCACCGAGCTTGCTAAACGCCTGGGCGTTGAGCAGCAGTTCACCGAAGGCCGGACTCAGGAAGGCTGGATGCGCCACCTGTACAAGCAGTCTCAGGAAGCGATTCCAGACCTGCCGAGCTTCGAGGAATTCCAGCAGCAGGGCATCTACAAGCAGCGCGATCCGGAAGGGCATCACGTGGCGTACAAAGCGTTCCGTGAAGACCCGGCGGCCAACCCGCTGACAACACCGTCTGGCAAAATCGAAATCTACTCGGCCCAGCTTGCAGAAATCGCCGCGACCTGGCAACTGCCGGAAGGCGACGTTATCGATCCGCTGCCGGTTTACAGCTCTGGGTTCGAAAACTACGGCGATCCGCTTGCCGAAAAATGGCCGCTGCAGCTGACGGGCTTCCACTACAAAGCGCGTGCTCACTCCACCTATGGCAACGTTGATGTGCTGAAGGCCGCATGCCGTCAGGAAATGTGGATTAACCCAATCGACGCGCAGAAGCGCGGCATCGCCAACGGCGATGTTGTGCGGATTTTTAATGGCCGCGGCGAAGTACGCATTAATGCCAAAGTCACTCCTCGTATCGTTCCTGGCGTTGTCGCGCTGGGGGAAGGGGCCTGGTACAACCCGGATGCAAATAAAATTGACCATGCGGGCAGTATCAACGTGTTAACCACCCAACGTCCGTCTCCGCTGGCGAAAGGTAACCCATCCCACAGCAACCTGGTTCAGGTCGAGAAGGCGTAAGGAGTAGCTGATGACAACCCAGTACGGATTTTACATTGACTCAAGTCGCTGCACCGGCTGCAAAACCTGCGAGCTGGCCTGCAAAGACTACAAAAATTTAGGCCCGGACGTCAGCTTCCGCCGCATTTATGAATACGCGGGCGGCGACTGGCAGGAGGATAACGGTGTTTATCATCAGAATGTCTTCGCCTATTACCTGTCGATAGCCTGTAACCATTGCGAAGACCCGGCCTGCACCAAGGTTTGCCCGAGCGGTGCAATGCACAAGCGCGAAGATGGTTTTGTGGTGGTTAACGAAGATGTGTGCATCGGCTGCCGCTACTGCCACATGGCCTGCCCTTACGGCGCGCCGCAGTACAACGCTGAGAAAGGTCACATGACCAAGTGCGACGGCTGCTACGACCGCATCGCCGACGGCAAAAAGCCGATCTGCGTCGAGTCCTGCCCGCTGCGCGCGCTGGATATGGCACCAATCGACGAGCTGCGTAAAAAGCACGGCGAACAGGCTGCCATTGCGCCGCTGCCGTCCGCGCACTTCACCAAACCGAATATCGTCATTAAACCTAACGCCAACGGCCGCCCCTGCGGGGATAAAACCGGCTATCTGGCCAACCCGAAGGAGGTCTGAGATGGGTAACGGATGGCATGAATGGCCGCTGATGATTTTTACGGTGCTCGGCCAGTGCGTAGCGGGTGGGTTTATCGTCATGGCGCTTGCACTGCTGAACGGCGTTGACGAGCGCGCTCAGCAAAAGCGGGTGCAGTGGGCAATGATCGTACTCTGGGTGCTTATGGGAATTGGGTTCATCGCTTCCATTCTCCATCTTGGCTCACCGTTGCGCGCCTTTAACTCCCTTAACCGCATTGGCGCCTCTGCGCTTAGCAACGAAATTGCAAGCGGCTCGGTGTTCTTCGCCATCGGTGGCTTCTGGTGGCTTATTACCGTGATGGGCAAAATGCACGCGGGGTTAGGGAAGCTGTGGATGATCCTCACGATGGTGCTGGGCGTCTTCTTCGTCTGGATGATGTGCCGCGTGTACCTCATTGACACCGTGCCAACGTGGTACAGCGTTTATACGCCGCTGAGTTTCTTCCTGACGATGTTTATCGGCGGCCCGCTGCTGGGCTATCTGCTGCTCCGTGCGGCGGGCGTAACGGGCTGGGGCATGCGTTTGCTGCCGGTAATCACGCTAGCTGGACTGATCGTCAGCACCGTTGTCGTGCTTTTGCAGGGTATGGAGCTGGCAATGATTCAAAGCTCGATTCAGCAGGCCTCTGCGCTGATCCCTCAGTACGGCACGCTGATGTCCTGGCGCCTCGCCCTGCTGGTGGTAGCGCTGGTTTGCTGGATAGTGCCGCAGCTTAAGGGACGTCAGCCTAACGTGGGTCTGCTGACACTAGCCTTTGTGCTGGTGGTGGCGGGTGAGCTGATCGGTCGCGGCGTGTTCTACGGTCTGCATATGACGGTAGGCATGGCTATTGCCAGTTAATTTCGGCTTAATTAATTAGCGCGCCTGCGGGCGCGTTTTTTATTTCCGGCACCTGTTAAGCCTTTCGAATAAGAAAATATCCTGTCGTTTACCATGAAATTTTTCATCCGATCCGCTGCGTTTTATTTTGCATGATCCCATCAAAAACAGCGGGATAGCAATTTAGCTTAGCGGCAGGGTCGTCGGGAGGATTAGTTTTACAAATCGACAGACCTGATTTCGCCACAGGCCCCGTCAGCACTGGATTGACAATAGTTTTGCCGGTGGCATTATGCGCACAAATTTCTTCTCTTCCTCGCGGTTTTTACATGTCCACCTATACCCGGCCAGTGATGCTTTTGCTCTGTGGCCTGATGCTGTTGACCCTGGCCATAGCGGTTTTAAATACGCTGGTGCCGCTATGGCTTGCCCACGAACACCTGCCAACCTGGCAGGTGGGTATGGTTGGCTCGTCCTATTTTACCGGCAATCTGCTGGGTACGCTGGTCACCGGCTGGTTAATTAAGCGCTACGGCTTTAACCGCAGCTATCATCTGGCCTCGCTGATTTTTGCCGTTGGCTGCGTCGGGCTGGGCCTGATGGTCGGCTTCTGGAGCTGGATGATGTGGCGCTTCGTTGCCGGGGTTGGCTGCGCGATGATTTGGGTGGTGGTGGAAAGCGCGCTGATGTGCAGCGGGACTTCGCGCAACCGTGGTCGCCTGCTGGCTGCTTACATGATGGTTTATTATGTGGGTACCGTGCTGGGCCAACTGATGGTCAGCAAGATGCCAACGGATATCGTCAGCGTGCTGCCGTGGGTCACCGGCATGATTCTGGCCGCCATTCTGCCTCTGCTGTTCACTCGCATCGTAAATGACCGCAGTGAGAATCAGGAGTCAACTCCCGTGTGGCCAATGCTGCGCCTGCGTCACGCACGCCTTGGGGTCAACGGCTGCATTATCTCCGGTATCGTTCTGGGCTCGCTGTATGGCCTGATGCCGCTCTACCTCAACCACCAGGGCGTCAGCGATTCCGGCATCGGCTTCTGGATGGCGGTGATGGTCAGCGCGGGAATTGTTGGGCAATGGCCGGTAGGGCGCCTGGCCGATCGCTATGGTCGCCTGCTTGTTTTACGCGTGCAGGTATTCGTTATTATTCTTGGCTGCCTGGCAATGCTTACCGGGGCTGCGATGGGGCCGGTGCTGTTTGTCCTCGGCGCGGCTGGCTTCACGCTTTACCCTGTGGCCATGGCCTGGGCATGTGAGAAAGTAGAGCACCATCAGCTGGTGGCAATGAACCAGGCGCTGCTGCTGAGCTACACCATTGGCAGCCTGCTGGGGCCTACGCTTACTGCGATGCTGATGCAGAGTTACTCGGACGATCTGCTGTTTGTGATGATTGCGGGCGTCGCGTTTGTTTATTTGCTGATGCTGCTGCGTAAAGCAGGGCAGCACCCAACGCCGGTGGCGCACGCCTGAATGGCTTAGTGCAGATGTGAAAATGGCCCTCATTACATTGAGGGCCATTTTTTAATACATAACTTTGTGACCGTATTGTTCGAGAATGCTTTTCACGCGCTCCATGGTCTCTTTCTTCGGCGGGTGTACGCCATCCAGCTTGTACTCTTCGCCCATCGCGACCCACTTGTGCTTGCCCAGTTCGTGATACGGCAGCAGTTCGATTTTCTCGACGTTGCCCATATCGCGGGTGAATTCGCCCAGGCGGTGCGCGGAATCATCATCGTCGGACCAGCCCGGCACAACCACGTAGCGGATCCAGACGTTGATGTCTTTCTTCGACAGATATTTAGCAAATTCGAGGGTGCGGTGGTTAGAGACGCCAACCAGATTCTGGTGGATCTCATCGTTCATCTGTTTTAAATCGAGCATCACAAGATCGGTCACTTCCAGCAGTTCATCAATCACCGGATCGTAGCGGCGAACAAAACCGTTGGTGTCGAGGCAGGTGTGAATACCTTCTTTGTGGCAGGCGCGGAACCAGTCGCGCACAAACTCGGCCTGCAAAATGGCTTCGCCGCCGGAGGCGGTCACGCCGCCGCCGGAAGCATTCATAAAGTGGCGATAGGTCACCACCTCTTTCATGAGCTCTTCCACGGTGATTTCGTTGCCGCCGTGCGTATCCCAGGTATCACGGTTATGGCAGTACAGGCAGCGCATCAGGCAGCCCTGAAAGAAGGTGATAAAACGAATACCGGGGCCATCCACGGTACCGCATGATTCAAAGGAATGAATTCGGCCAATTACTGACATTGCGGTGTTTTCTCCAGTATTGACGGATGCTGCTGCCTCCGTCAGGTTGAGCGCGGTCTATGTCCAGAATGCCGCGTCGAATCAGTTTTGCAGGATACCCGTCATACTTCAACTTGCAGGGGGGTTGGCTGCACTCCCTCACCCCAGCCACTTATTTTAGTAAGCTCCGGGGATTTACTCCCTTGCCGCCTAACTGCAAATTAAATTATTTAGGGTACAAAATTAAAAGTTATCTAGCAGTTATCCTGCAAAACTGGCTCTGACATAAGAAAAGGCCCCACCGAAGTGGAGCCTTTATTCTACGCCTTTTCAGACAAACCGGGTATTACATGGTTTGGGTGAAGGTACGGGTAATAACGTCCTGCTGCTGTTCTTTAGTCAGGGAGTTAAAACGTACGGCGTAACCGGATACGCGGATGGTCAGCTGAGGATATTTCTCAGGATGTTCCATTGCGTCCAGCAGCATTTCACGGTTCATCACGTTCACGTTCAGGTGCTGACCACCTTCGATGGACGCTTCGTGGTGGAAGTAACCATCCATCAGACCCGCGAGGTTTGTTTTACGCACTTCGTCGTCTTTACCCAGCGCGTTTGGCACGATGGAGAAGGTATAAGAGATACCATCTTTCGCGTAGGCAAACGGCAGTTTAGCAACGGAGGTCAGAGAGGCAACGGCACCTTTCTGGTCACGACCGTGCATTGGGTTAGCACCTGGACCGAACGGAGTACCTGCGCGACGGCCATCTGGGGTGTTACCGGTTTTCTTACCATAAACCACGTTAGAGGTGATGGTCAGAACAGACTGAGTCGGGATAGCGTTACGGTAAGTAGTCAGCTTCTGAATTTTCTTCATGAAACGTTCTACCAGGTCAACAGCGATGTCATCTACGCGAGGATCGTTGTTACCGAACATTGGGTATTCACCTTCGATTTCGAAGTCGGTCGCCAGACCATCTTCGTCACGAATTGGTTTAACTTTCGCGTATTTGATTGCGGACAGGGAGTCAGCAGCAACGGAAAGACCCGCGATACCACAAGCCATGGTGCGAACAACGTCACGGTCATGAAGAGCCATCAGAGACGCTTCGTAGCTGTACTTATCATGCATGTAGTGAATGATGTTCAGCGCGGTGACGTACTGCTTAGCCAGCCAGTCCATGAAGTGGTCCAGGCGGTCCAGCACGTTATCGTAGTCCAGCACTTCTGCAGTGATTGGCGCTTCTTTAGGACCAACCTGCATTTTCAGTTTTTCATCAATGCCGCCATTGATGGCATACAGCATGGTTTTCGCCAGGTTCGCACGAGCACCGAAGAACTGCATTTGCTTACCAACAACCATTGGGCTTACGCAGCAAGCGATAGCGTAGTCATCGTTGTTGAAGTCAGGACGCATCAGATCGTCATTCTCGTACTGCAGAGAAGAGGTATCGATGGAGACTTTAGCCGCGTATTTTTTGAAGTTCAGCGGCAGTTTTTCAGACCACAGGATGGTGATGTTCGGCTCCGGAGACGGCCCCATGGTGTACAGGGTGTTCAGGAAGCGGAAGCTGGATTTGGTGACCAGAGTACGGCCATCAACGCCCATCCCGGCGATAGATTCAGTTGCCCAGATTGGGTCACCGGAGAACAGCTCATCGTACTCAGGGGTACGCAGGAAGCGAACCATACGTAGTTTCATGACCAGGTGGTCAATCATCTCCTGAGCGTCAGTTTCGGTGATTTTGCCTGCTTTCAGGTCACGCTCGATGTAGGCATCCAGGAAGGTAGATACGCGACCGAAGGACATTGCAGCGCCGTTCTGAGATTTAACCGCAGCCAGGTAGCCGAAGTAAGTCCACTGAATAGCTTCCTGTGCGTTAGTCGCAGGACCAGAGATATCGCAGCCATATTTAGCCGCCATTTCTTTGATCTGACCCAGCGCACGGTGCTGTTCGGAGATCTCTTCACGCAGACGGATAGTCGCTTCCAGATCTTCACCGTTTTCCAGCTTGGTCTGCAGTGAGTTGAACTGAGCGAATTTGTCTTTCATCAGGAAGTCGATGCCGTATAGCGCAACGCGACGGTAGTCACCGATGATACGACCACGGCCATACGCATCTGGCAGACCGGTGATAACACCTGATTTACGGCAGTTCAGGATGTCTTTGGTGTAAACATCAAACACGCCCTGGTTGTGCGTTTTACGGTATTCGGTGAAGATCTTCTTAAGCATTGGGTCGAGTTCACGACCGTATACTTTACAAGAACCTTCAACCATTTTGATGCCGCCAAACGGAATGATGGCACGTTTGAGAGGCGCGTCAGTCTGCAGGCCCACGATGGTTTCGAGGGACTTATTGATATAGCCAGCATCATGGGAAGTGATGGTTGAAGCGAGGTCGGTATCGAAGTCAACAGGCGCGTGAGTGCGGTTTTCCTGTTTAACGCCTTCCATAACGTTGTCCCACAGCTTGGTAGTTGCGTCAGTCGCACCTGCCAGGAAGGACTCATCGCCCTCGTAAGGAGTGTAGTTTTTCTGAATGAAGTCACGTACGTTTACTTCATTCTGCCAGTCGCCTTTGGCAAAACCTTCCCAGGCTGTGGCTAACTTTTCATTAAGCTCGGACATTTAACACCTACCTTCTAATGTGGATTTCTTATTCCCTGCGTAATGAGCGGCACTTAGTGCTTGTCGCCACCGCGCAGATAAATTACCCAGTATGTCAATCCAACCAACAAACCACCGCCGATGATGTTCCCGATAGTGACCGGAATCAGGTTATCGATGATGAAGTTCATAATGGTCAGATGCGAGAAATTGTCCGGAGACGACCCGACTGCGGTCCAGAATTCCGGGCTTGCGAAGTTACGTACCACGATACCCATAGGGATCATGAACATGTTTGCGATACTGTGCTCAAAGCCGCTGGCAACAAACATGGCGACCGGCAGTATCATAGCAAACATCTTGTCCATTAAACTGCGACCGGAGTAGCTCATCCAGACCGCCAGACAAACCATCAGGTTCGCAAGAATACCGAGGCACACGGCTTCGATAAACGTGTGGTGCATTTTATGGTCGGCGGTCTGCAGCACGTTCATGCCCCAGGCCCCATTAGCGGTCATATACATACCTGACAGCCAGATAAGCAGCACAAACAGCAATGCGCCAATCAGGTTACCGATATAAACATTTATCCAGTTACGGGCTAGCTGTCCCCACGTAATACGACCGCTCGCCTTAGCGACGACAATCAGCACTGTGGAGGTGAAGAGGTCAGCTCCGCAAATAACACAAAGAATCAAACCTAAAGAGAAGCATGTGCCGCCAATCAGCTTTGCGATACCAAAGGGGACGCCCGCGGTACCGGTAGTGGCGGTGATGTAAAAAACGAAGGCAATCGAGATGAATACGCCAGCGGTGATCGCTAAATAAAACGTAGTCAGCGGATGTTTTGTTGCTTTATAGACGCCAGCGTCTTCGGCAACTTTTGCCATGGCTGGAGGAAGTAATACTTCAAAAGGGTTGTCAGTTTTCACACTAACTCTCTCTTATTTATTCGGCGAGGAGATACTAACAAAGCATTATAGAGTAAAATTTGACATGGATCATATCTCGCCAAGCTTATAGGCCTATTAAAAGCAGGTGATTAGCCTGTTTTCAAGGTAACTTTTTGATTATATTTATGAAAATAAATTTTAATAATTATACGGTAATTTGAATTTAGCGGGTCATGCTCCTTTTCAAGGTTAATTAAAACGGAGTATTCCAAAATAATTGCAACATAATTTATAGGTTAATCTTTAACTATGTCACCATTATTTAACTCGCGGATTACATATGGAATTATTTTCGCCGCAATAAAAACAAGGGGCAATTAAATTGCCCCGTAATATAGCGTAGAGAGGGCGATCGAATCACCCGAAACGGCTGATTGCTAGCTGGCCTGCCAGAAACGCGCCTTGGCACGCTGCAGCTTTTCATAGGCCGCTAACAGTGCCTGATGGGCAGGGAAGGCTTGCAGATCGTCGTCCACGGCCTGCAGACCGTAGAAGGCGGCTTCGCCGGAAAGCGCAGCGCTTGCCGCTTCAACGGTTTCTGCGCCGTACATACGAACGAAGGCGTTCAGATACTGTAGCGGTTCACGTTCCTCTTCCATGGCCAGCAGCAGAAGCGTTTGCAGGCAGCGGTAGTAATTAGCCCGTTCTGCACTAAATATGGAGGCGTTGAACTCCATCGTCCACTCTGTCCAGATCAGCGCCTGCTCGGTGTCGCCGCCGGCCAGCGCCAGCATCGCCTTCAGTTCACCGATGCGCAACGTATACCAGCCGTTATCTTTACCTGTTGCCAGACCCAGCAGCTCGCGCACGCGGGTAAAGTCATCGTGGCCTTCTTCATCCAGCTGAGAAATCAGATTGAGATAGTCCTGCTGTTCCCACTCGCTGCCCGGCAGGGCGAGAATAGTTTCACGCAGGTGATAGCCCATATTGTTATTGGCTAACAGCAGGTCTTCAGCCGGGTAGA encodes the following:
- the focA gene encoding formate transporter FocA → MKTDNPFEVLLPPAMAKVAEDAGVYKATKHPLTTFYLAITAGVFISIAFVFYITATTGTAGVPFGIAKLIGGTCFSLGLILCVICGADLFTSTVLIVVAKASGRITWGQLARNWINVYIGNLIGALLFVLLIWLSGMYMTANGAWGMNVLQTADHKMHHTFIEAVCLGILANLMVCLAVWMSYSGRSLMDKMFAMILPVAMFVASGFEHSIANMFMIPMGIVVRNFASPEFWTAVGSSPDNFSHLTIMNFIIDNLIPVTIGNIIGGGLLVGLTYWVIYLRGGDKH